From Orcinus orca chromosome 3, mOrcOrc1.1, whole genome shotgun sequence, a single genomic window includes:
- the LOC101288548 gene encoding tetratricopeptide repeat protein 9C-like, which yields MEKRLQEAQLYKEEGNQCYREGKCRDAVCGYHRALQQLRGLDPSLPSPIPNLGPQGPALTPEQENVLHTTQTDCYNNLAACLLQMEPVNYERVKEYSQKVLERQPDNAKALYRAGVASFHLQNYDQARHYLMAAVNRQPKDASVRRYLQLMQSELSSYHRKEKQLYLGMFA from the coding sequence ATGGAGAAGCGCCTGCAGGAGGCCCAGCTGTACAAGGAGGAAGGAAACCAATGTTACCGGGAAGGGAAGTGCCGAGATGCTGTGTGTGGGTACCATCGAGCTCTGCAGCAGCTGCGGGGTCTGGATCCAAGTCTGCCCTCCCCGATACCTAATCTGGGACCTCAGGGCCCGGCCCTCACACCTGAACAGGAAAACGTACTGCACACCACCCAGACAGACTGCTACAACAACTTAGCTGCCTGTCTTCTTCAGATGGAGCCAGTAAACTATGAACGGGTGAAAGAATACAGTCAGAAGGTCCTGGAACGACAGCCTGATAATGCCAAGGCCCTGTATCGGGCTGGGGTGGCCTCTTTCCACCTGCAGAACTATGACCAGGCTCGGCACTACCTCATGGCTGCTGTCAATAGGCAGCCAAAAGACGCCAGTGTCCGGCGGTACCTTCAGCTAATGCAGTCAGAACTCAGCAGCTACCATCGGAAAGAGAAGCAGCTCTACCTGGGCATGTTTGcttaa